Proteins co-encoded in one Pan paniscus chromosome 23, NHGRI_mPanPan1-v2.0_pri, whole genome shotgun sequence genomic window:
- the LOC117977499 gene encoding ribosome biogenesis protein BMS1 homolog, giving the protein MFDVEYDEGESIYFDDLKGEMQKQAQLNHAEFEDQDDEARVQYEGFRPGMYVRVEIENVPCEFVQNFDPHYPIILGGLGNSEGNVGYVQMRLKKHRWYKKILKSRDPIIFSVGWRRFQTIPLCYIEDHNGRQRLLKYTPQHVHCGAAFWGKI; this is encoded by the exons ATGTTTGATGTGGAATATGATGAAGGAGAAAGCATATATTTTGATGATCTTAAAGGAGAAATGCAGAAACAAGCACAG CTGAATCACGCAGAATTTGAAGATCAAGATGATGAAGCCAGAGTTCAGTATGAGGGTTTTCGACCTGGGATGTACGTCCGCGTTGAGATTGAAAATGTTCCCTGTGAATTTGTGCAGAACTTTGACCCCCATTACCCCATTATCCTGGGTGGCTTGGGCAACAGCGAGGGAAATGTTGGATACGTGCAG ATGCGTCTGAAGAAACATCGCTGGTATAAGAAAATCCTCAAGTCCCGAGATCCAATCATATTTTCTGTAGGGTGGAGGAGGTTTCAGACCATCCCGCTCTGTTATATCGAAGACCACAATGGAAGACAAAGGCTTCTAAAGTATACCCCACAGCACGTGCATTGTGGAGCAGCcttttggggtaaaatatga